The nucleotide sequence CGGTGTTGCGCATCGTGGCATCCGGTGGCGGTACGTGTGTGCAGCCCTGGATGCAGGCCATCGCCGATGTCACCGGGCGGCCGGTACACGTCTCGGCCGTGGCCGAGGGGGCCGCGCTGGGGGCGGCCTTCCTCGCGCGGATGGCGGCCGGTCTGGAATCGTCAATCGCCGACGCCGATCGCTGGGCCCGCACCGATCGCATCGTGGAACCGCGCCCCGACTGGGTGGGCCCCACCAAGGACCGCTATCGCCGATTTCTCGAGCTCAGTGGATCACCACTGGCCTGAGTCGGCCCGCTAAAGCCAGTGCCCGCCAAGGTGGTTGGTGACGGTGCGGGGGTGGCCCCGGGGTCGGGGCGAGTCGCGCCGCGGGTGGGCCAGCCGGATGGGTATGCGGGTAGCGCAATTCCCACGGCGTCGTTCTACGCTTATGCCATGACAGACCACGACCACACCGCAGCCCGTCGCGAAATCGCAGATGCCCTGCTCGCCGCACTCGAACGTCGGCATGAGGTTGCCGACGCCATCGTGGAAGCCGAGAACAAGGCCGCTGCGGTCGAGGCGATTGTGACACTGCTGGGTACGTCCCACCTGGCCGCCGAGGCGGTGATGAGCATGTCCTTCGAGCAACTCACCCAGGACGCGCGCAAGAAGATCATCGCCGAGCTCGACGACCTCAACAAGCAACTGAGCTTCACGTTGACCGAACGTCCGGCCAGTTCCGGTGAGAGCTTGGAGCTGCGCCCCTTCTCCGCCGCCGAGGACCGCGACATCTTTGCCGCGCGGACCGAGGAAATGGGCGCGGCGGGCGACGGATCCGGGGGGCCGGCCGGCACTGTCGACGATGAGATCAAGGCGGCGTTGGCTCGCGTCGATGATGAAGAAGCTGCCTGGTTTGTCGCCATCGATGCCGGGGAGAAGGTCGGCATGGTGTTCGGCGAGCTGGTCCACGGTGAGGTCGACGTCCGCATCTGGATCCACCCCGAGCACCGCAAGAAGGGCTACGGCACCGCGGCGCTGCGCAAGTCGCGGTCCGAGATGGCATGGGCATTTCCGGCGGTGCCGATGGTCGTGCGCGCACCCGCTGCCAACCCGGCCTGATCCGGGGCGGGCCCACGGCACCCGGCGGGGTGCGGGGGAGCGCCGGCAGTGCGGTCTAGCCGGCCTCCCCGAACGTGGCGGTGACGGCGACGATGCTGCGCAGTTGCGACGTATCGGCGTCCGGGAAAACGCGGCCGTAGTCGGTAAACAGGTCCTGGCGGGGCCGCGCGGCCACGTGCCAGCCGTGTTCGGTCAGGTAGTCGACGACGTTGCTGCGCTCGCCCTCGTAGAACAGTCCCGACAGGTCGATGTCGCATCCCAATCTGACCCAGCGCTGGTTGAACTGCTGGGCGCGTTCGGCCATGGTTGAGCCAGGGTCGGGATGGTATTCGGTGGCCAGCCGGCTCCCGGGGGCACTCAGCCCGGAGATGGCATCGAACAGCCGGTCCTGTGCGTCGGGCGGCAGGTACATCAGCAATCCCTCGGCGCTCCATGCGGTGGGTTGCGTCGTGTCGAATCCGTTGTGGCGCAAGGCTGCCGGCCAGTCGTCGCGCAAATCGACCCGGACGGTTCGCCGCGTTGCGGTGGGGACGGCGCCCAACGCCGACATGGTGGTGTCTTTGGACTCGATGACATCGGGCTGATCGACTTCGTAGACCACGCTGCCGCTGGGCCAGGGCAAGCGGTAGGCGCGCGCGTCCAGTCCGGCGGCCAGAATCACCGACTGGCGCACCCCGCGGCGGGCCGCATCGAGGAAGAAGTCGTCGAAGAACCGGGTGCGTACGGCGATCGAATCGGCCACCAGCTGGCGATCGCGCTGGGCCTGTTCGTCGTGGTCGATCTCGCCCTCGGCCAGGCGGGTGAAGAAGTCCAGGCCGACTGCCCGCACCAACGGTGCCGCGAACGGGTCGTCGATGATGGGATTGGCCTCGGCGCTGGCCAGCGCGCGGGCGGCCGCGACCATGGTGGCGGTGGCCCCGACGCTGGATGCCAGATCCCAGCTGTCTTGATCGGTGCGTGTCATGTGCGTAGTCCCTCCCTTACGGCGCAGGTGTGGCGTCTTTTACCGCGCTGAGGTACAGCACCTCGCCGAACGGCGCGTCATCGCCGTTGAGCGGCTGTAAACCGTGTTGAGTGAACAGCTCGGAGTTACTGGCGCTGGTGACCTGCCAGCCCTGGGCCGCCAGATAGGTCCCCGCGTCGGTGCGGTCGTCGAAATACACCAGAGCCGCCATGTCGAGATCGAAACCATGCCGATTCCATCGCTCGTTCTGGCGCTGCATCCGTCGCCGCAGTTCTTCCTGTTTGACGTCGTTGACGTCCGGGAGGCCCTCGGTGGCAAACCGGCTGCCCGCAGCGCTTTGGGCGGCGATCTGATCGAGCAGTCGGTCCTGCGCCTCGGCGGGTAGGTAACCCAGCAGGCCCTCGGCGATCCACGCGGTGCGCTCGGTGGGGTCGAACCCGGCCTGGCGCAGGGCCGCCGGCCAGTCCTCACGGAGGTCGACCGCCACCGCGCGCCGATCTGCCGTCGGCTGGGCCCCCAACTCGGACAGGGTCGCGATCTTGAAGTCGATCACCTGTGGCTGATCGACTTCGAACAACGTGGTGCCCGCCGGCCAGGGCAGCCGGTACGCGCGCGAGTCCAGGCCGGAAGCCAAGATGACGGCCTGACGAATGCCCGACGCGGTGGCGTCGAGAAAAAAGTCGTCGAAGAACCGGGTGCGGATCGCCATCGCGGCGCCGAAGTGGCGCATGCCGATTGCCGTTTCCTCGTCGAGTTCGGCGGCATCCAACTCGCCGGTGGCCATCCGGGTGAAGAAGTCGACACCGACCGCGCGCACCAGCGGCTCGGCGAAGCGGTCGGTGGCTACCGCACCGGCCCCCTCGGGGTCCCTGGCTGCCACCGCCCGTGCCGCCGCGACCATGGTGGCCGTCAGCCCGACGCTCGAGGCCAGATCCCAGGTGTCACCGTCGAAACGTGCGCTGCTCATCTTCGTCTGCACCGCCCCTCGCTTGATACTTAGCCAATGTAATTACCATTCGAGACTGTACGCTTCATTGTGCGGTTCTGCGCCGCCGCGGCCACCCTGGAAAGACCTGCCCGCACCAGCTGTTAGTCTCGTACACGGTTTGACGCGCGACGCCGTACGTCCTGGCCTGCGGGTGTGGGCGCGTAAACGCACGATTTAGCAAATGCCGGCCAGACCAAGCCCGGTTGGCATTACGGGACCAAGAGTTCGGCCGCGCAGGAGGAAGAGTGCTTTCGGCTTTCATCTCATCGCTGCGTACAGTCGACTTGAGACGGAAGATCCTTTTCACGCTGGGCATCGTCGTTCTGTACCGCCTCGGTGCAGCGCTTCCGTCGCCCGGCGTTGATTTCCCCAACGTCCAGCAGTGCATCAAGGAAGCCAGCAGTGGCGAAGCCGGACAGATCTACTCGCTGATCAATCTGTTCTCCGGCGGCGCGCTGCTCAAGCTCACCGTGTTCGCGGTCGGGGTGATGCCCTACATCACCGCCAGCATTATCGTGCAGCTGCTGACGGTCGTCATTCCCCGGTTCGAAGAGCTGCGCAAAGAAGGCCAGTCGGGCCAGGCGAAGATGACGCAGTACACGCGTTATCTGGCGATCGCGCTGGCGGTCTTGCAGGCGACCAGCATCGTGGCGCTGGCTGCCAACGGAGGCTTGCTGCAGGGCTGCTCGCTCGAGATCATCGCCGACCAGAGCATCTTCACCCTCGTGGTCATCGTGATGGTGATGACCGCCGGCGCCGCGCTGGTGATGTGGATGGGTGAGCTGATCACCGAACGTGGCATCGGCAACGGCATGTCGCTGTTGATCTTCGTCGGCATCGCGGCCCGCATCCCCGCCGAGGGAAACCAGATCATGGAGAGCCGTGGCGGGGTCATCTTCGCTGCGGTCTGCGCGGCCACGCTGATCATCATCGTCGGGGTGGTCTTCGTCGAACAGGGTCAGCGCCGGATCCCGGTTCAATACGCCAAGCGCATGGTGGGCCGCCGGATGTACGGCGGAACGTCGACCTACCTGCCGCTCAAGGTCAACCAGGCCGGCGTCATCCCGGTGATCTTCGCCTCGTCATTGATCTACATCCCGCATCTGATCACCCAGCTGGTCCGCAGCGGCAGCGGCGGTGTCGGACACAGCTGGTGGGACAAGTTTGTCGGTACCTACCTGTCGGACCCGAGCAACCTCGGTTACATCGCGATCTACTTCGGGCTGATCATCTTTTTCACGTACTTCTACGTGTCGATTACCTTCAATCCCGACGAGCGTGCCGACGAGATGAAGAAGTTCGGCGGCTTCATCCCCGGTATTCGCCCGGGGCGCCCGACCGCCGACTATCTGCGCTATGTGCTGAGCCGGATCACCTTGCCGGGGTCGATTTACCTTGGTGTGATCGCGGTTCTGCCCAACTTATTCCTCCAGATCGGTAACAGCGGGGGAGTCCAGAACCTACCCTTCGGGGGTACCGCGGTCCTGATCATGATCGGTGTCGGTTTGGATACGGTCAAACAAATCGAGAGTCAGCTCATGCAGCGCAACTACGAAGGGTTCCTCAAGTGAGAGTCGTTTTACTGGGGCCGCCTGGGGCGGGCAAGGGTACGCAGGCTCAGAAGCTGGCCGAGAAGCTTGGGATTCCGCAAATCTCCACCGGCGAGCTGTTCCGGAAAAACATCCAGGACGGCACCAAACTCGGCGTCGAGGCCAAACGGTATCTGGACGCCGGTGACCTGGTGCCCTCCGACCTGACCAACCAGCTCGTCGACGATCGGCTGGATCAGCCGGACACGGCTGCCGGTTTCATCCTGGACGGGTACCCCCGCTCGGTCGAGCAGGCCAAGGCCCTGCACGAAATGCTGCGGCGCCGCGACACCGACATCGACGCGGTGCTCGAGTTCCGGGTATCGCAGGACGAGTTGTTGCAGCGGCTGAAGGGCCGTGGCCGCGCTGATGACACCGACGAGGTCATCCTCAACCGGATGAAGGTCTACCGCGACGAGACCGCGCCGCTGCTGGAGTTCTACGACACCGAGGTGAAAACCGTCGACGCCATCGGCACCCTGGATGAGGTTTTCGCTCGCGCCCTGCAAGCACTGGGGAAGTAGTCATGCGGGCCCTGGCCCGGCTGCGGGGTCGCAGAGTGGTGCCACAGCGCACCGCCGGTGAGTTGGATGCAATGGCTGCGGCGGGCGCCGTCGTGGCTGCCGCGCACCAGGCCGTCCGCTCGGCCGCGGTGGCCGGTGTATCTACCCTGCAGCTGGACGAGATTGCGGAATCGGTGATCCGGGAGGCTGGCGCCACGCCCTCATTCCTGGGTTATCACGGCTATCCGGCCTCGATCTGCGCTTCGGTCAACGATCGCGTGGTGCACGGCATCCCGTCGGCGACCGAGATCCTCGGGCCGGGCGACCTGGTATCGATCGACTGCGGCGCGGTGCTGGACGGTTGGCACGGCGACGCGGCGATAACCTTTGGGATCGGCACGCTCATTCCCGTCGACGAAGCGCTATCGGAGGCGACCAGGGAGTCGCTGGAGGCCGGAATTGCGGCGATGGTGATCGGCAACCGGTTGACCGACGTCGCGCATGCCATCGAGACGGAAACCCGCGCCGCCGAGGCCCGTTACCAGCGTTCCTTCGGAATCGTCGACGGATACGGCGGTCATGGCATCGGCCGTGAGATGCACATGGATCCGTTTCTGCCTAACGAGGGCGCCCCGGGGCGGGGGCCGACGTTGGTCGCCGGTTCGGTGCTGGCCATCGAACCCATGTTGACTCTGGGCACCCGCAAGACGGTGGTGCTCGATGACCAATGGACGGTCATCACCGCCGACGGGTCACGTGCTGCACACTGGGAACACACGGTGGCGGTCACCGAGAACGGGCCACGCATCCTGACCCTCGGCTAGCCGGCTGAACCAAACACCTACTCGGCTCGTGTCAGAAGCGGGAGGTGATCGAGTGGCTCGCGTTGCTGGCGGTGGAGCGGCTGAAGCCGCCTTGATGCAGGCGCTCTACGACGAGCATGCGGCGGTGTTGTGGCGCTACGCAATGCGCCTGACCAGCGATGCCAGCTATGCCGACGACATCGTCCAGGAGACGCTATTGCGCGCCTGGCAGCATCCGGAAGTCATCGACGAGCGCGGGAGGTCTGCACGCGCATGGCTGTTTACGGTGGCCCGCAACATGATCATCGATGACCGGCGCAGCGCGCGGTACCGCTACGTTGTCAGCTCCACCGACGCGGACGGTGCGCCGGAGCAATCCACGCCCGACGAAGTGGGTGCCGCGCTGGACCGGCTGCTGATCGCCGACGCGCTGGCACAGCTCTCCGGCGAGCATCGCGCGGTCATCGAGCGGTCCTACTACCGCGGCTGGACCACCGCACAGATCGCGAAGGACCTGGAGATCGCCGAAGGAACGGTGAAGTCGCGCCTACACTATGCCGTGCGGGCATTGCGGCTCACTCTGCAGGAACTTGGAGTTACACGATGACGGCCGTGCTCATAGCGGGGTTTTTCGGGGGATCCATGCGCACAGCTGTTGGCTTGGAATGCTTGAGGGTGACCGGAAATGGATGACATCAGGACGCCAGTCACAGGACTGGGCGCGCCCACCGAGGGGGAGCACCCCTACTTGATGTGGGACGCCGCCTACGTGCTGGGGTCGCTATCGGCGGCCGACCGCCGCGAATTCGAGGCGCACCTGGCCGGCTGCGCGTCGTGCCGCGCGGCCGTGGCCGAACTCTGTGGTGTGCCGGCGCTGCTGTCGCAGCTGGGCGCCGACGAGGTGGCGGCTATCGGTGAGCCCGGTGTGGCGGCGGGGACCACATCGGGCTCACCGCAGATGTCGTCGCAGCTGCTGCCGACGTTGCTGGCGACGGTGCGGTGGCGCCGCCGCCGTACCCGGTTGGCGATCTGGGTGGCATCATCTGCGGCCGCGGTGTTTTTGGGGATCGGTGTGCTGGTTGGTGTGGTAGGCCATTCTGCTTCTGCGCCGGTTCAAACCGCGTCCGCCCAGCCGATGGCTCAGGTCGGGACGCACCTGCTGGAGTCGACGGTTTCGGTCGACGGGATGCACTGGGGGACGTTCATCAATCTGCGATGCGTCTGCCTGGCGCCGCCGGATGCCCACCATGACACGCTGGCCATGGTCGTGGTCGGACGTGACGGCAGCCAAACCCGGCTGGCGACCTGGGTCGCCGAGCCGGGGCACACCGCCACCCCCGCCGGCAGCATCTCGATGCCGGTCGACCAGATCGCGGCCGTGCAGGTGGTCTCCGCCGATAGCGGCGAGGTTCTGCTGCAGCGTTCGCTCTGAGGCCGGCGACCCGCGCCCGACGGCGGTGCTCGCGCCAATATCGCAAGCGATAACCGGACCCGGGGGATTGTGCGGTAAGAAAGGGTGTGGCCCCGGACAACAAACGTGACCCGATCGCCGCGGCGCGGGCCAACTGGGAAGCCGGCGGTTGGGGTGACGTGGCGCAGGGCATGGTTGCGGTGACGTCGGTCATGCGCGCGCATCAGATTCTGCTGGCCCGAGTCGAGGCCGCGCTGCGCCCCTATGACCTGAGTTTCTCCCGCTACGAACTGCTCCGGCTATTGGCGTTCAGCCGCACCGGCGCATTGCCGATCACCAAGGCCTCCGACCGGTTGCAGGTCCACGTCACCAGCGTTACTCACGCGATCCGCCGGCTGGAATCCGATGGGCTGGTGCGGCGGGTTCCCCATCCCACCGACGGCCGGACCACCCTGGTGCAGATCACCGATCTGGGGCGCTCCACCGTCGAGGATGCGACCGTCACGCTCAATGAGCACGTGTTCGCCAACATCGGGATGTCCACCGGGGAGTCGGAGGCACTGGTGTCGTCGATCGAAACGTTGCGGCGCAGTGCCGGCGATTTCTGAGAAGAACACAGAGAGGCAGGACGATGGATCCACTAACTGCTCACCAGCGTGCCCAGGACGCGTTCGAGAGTGTCCTTGCCAATGTCAGCGCGGATCAGCTTGGGGCCGCGACGCCGTGCTCGGAATGGACGGTCAGCGATCTGATCGAGCACGTGATCGGCGGCAACGAGCATGTCGGGATATGGTCGGGCGGCGCCGATAGGCCCGCCGCCCGGCCCGACGACATGGTCGCGGCGCACCGGGCCACCGCCGCCGCCGCCCAACAGGTCTTCGCCGCACCAAACGGGATGGCGACGGTGTTCAAGCTGCCGTTCGGTGAGATCCCCGGACAGGTCTTCATCGGGATGCGCACCAGCGATGTGCTGACCCATGCCTGGGACCTGGCGGTGGCAACCGGTCAGGCCAGCGATCTTGATCCCGACTTGGCCACCCAGCAGCTCGCCGCGGTGCGCGCGTTCGTCGGACCCCAGTTCCGTGGGCCGGGCAAGCCCTTTGGGGAGGAGCAGCCCTGCTCGGCGGAGCTGTCACCGGCCGATCAGCTGGCGGCATTCCTGGGCCGAAAGGTGCAGTGACGCCGCGGTGAACTAGCTGCCGCGCAGCATCTCGATCACCGCGCTGAAGTCCTGGTCGGCGTGGTCGGCGGCGAACTTGGCGTAGATCTCGGCGGCGTGGCTGCCCAGCGGTGCCGCCGAACCGGTCGAGGTCACCGCGTCCATGGCCAGACCGAGGTCCTTGTTCATCAGCGCGGTGGCAAATCCCGGCTTGAAGTCGTTGTTGGCCGGCGATGTCGGCACCGGGCCGGGGACTGGGCAGTTGGTGTGCACGGCCCAGCAATTTCCGGTCGCGCCGGTGATGACGTCGAACAGCGACTGCGCATCCAGCCCGAGGTTCTCGGCCAGGACGAACGCCTCACCGATGGCGATCTGCTGCACTGCCAGCACCATGTTGTTGCATACCTTGGCGGCCTGTCCCGCGCCGGCCGCGCCGCAGTGAATGATCTTGCCCGCCATCGGCTCCAGGACCGGCTGCGCCTGCGCCAGCGCGCTCTGGTCGCCACCGACCATGAACGCCAGTGTTCCGGCCACCGCGCCTTTGACCCCACCGGAGACCGGTGCATCGAGTTGAGCCATGCCGTGCGATTCGGCCAGGGCGTGTACCTCGCGCGCATCGTTGACCGAAATCGTTGAGCTGTCGATGAACAGCGCACCCGATCGGGCCGCGGGCAGCACCTCGGCGTAGCAGCGCTTGACCACCGCGCCATTGGGCAGCATGGTGATGATCACGTCGGCCCCGGCCACCGCCTCGGCGGCGCTGTCAAACATCGTCGCGCCCTTGGCGGCCGCGGCGGATGCGGCCGCGGGCACCGGGTCGAACCCGCGTACGGTGTGGCCGGCGCCGATGAGATTTGCCGACATCGGCGCACCCATGTGGCCGAGCCCCAAGAACGCGATCTGGCAGGACTTGGTCATGAGGCCCCTTTCCTATGCGCTAGCGCGAAACCGTGCGGCCTCGGCCCGGCCGACGACCACCCGCATGATCTCGTTGGTCCCCTCCAGGATCCGGTGCACGCGCAGATCACGGACGATCTTCTCCAGACCGTACTCGCGCAAGTAGCCGTAGCCGCCGTGCAGTTGCAGAGCCTTGTCGGCGACGTCGAAGCAGGTGTCGGTGACAAAACGCTTCGCCATCGCGCACAGCTCGACCTTGTCCGCGTCGTCCTCGTCGAGTGCGTTTGCCGCCCGCCACAACAGCATTCGCGACGCCTCCAGGCCGGTGGCCATATCGGCCAGGGTGAACCGGACGGTGGGCTCGTCGAGCAGGCTGGAGCCGAACGCCTGGCGCTCGCGCACGTAGGCACCCGCCTTGGCGAAGGCGGACTGGGCGCCACCGAGCGAACACGCCGCGATGTTGAGCCGGCCACCGTTGAGGCCGTTCATCGCGATGCCGAATCCGGCGCCCGTTCCGTCAACGCCGCCCAGCATCGCGTCGGCGGGTACCCGAACTCCTTCGAGCACCACCTGCGCGGTGGGCTGTGCGTGCCAGCCCATCTTCTCTTCGAGCGCCCCGAAACTCAGCCCCGGCGTGCCCTTTTCGACAATGAACGCCGAGATGCCGCGCGGCCCCTCGGCTCCGGTGCGCGCCATCACCACGTAGACGTCCGAGGCGCCCGCACCGGAGATGAACTGCTTGACGCCGTCGAGCACATAGTCCGACCCCGGGTCCGAACCCTGCCGCACCGCCCGGGCGCTCAACGCGCTGGCGTCGGAGCCGGCACCCGGCTCGGTCAGGCAGTAGCTGGCGATGGCGTCCATCGTGGCCAGCCGCGGAATCCAGTCCTTGCGTTGCTCGTCGGTGCCGAAGCTGTCGATCATCCAGGCGCACATGTTGTGGATGGACAGAAACGCGGCGGTGACCGGGTCGGCGATGGCCAGCTGTTCGAAGATGCGCACCCCGTCGAGCCGGCGCAGCCCGCTACCGCCCACGTCTTCTCGGCAGTAGATCGCCGCCATTCCCAGTTCGGCGGCTTCGCGCAGCACGTCGACCGGGAAGTGCTTGGTGGCATCCCATTCCAGCGCGTAGGGGGCCAGCCGCTTATCGGCGAAGGCGGCGGCGGTCTGGGTGATCACCCGCTCGTCGTCGTTGAGGGTAAACATGGCGGCTACTTCATCGTGGGGATGACGAACTCGGCGCCATCTTTGATGCCCGACGGCCACCGGGAGGTGACGGTCTTGACCTTGGTGTAGAACTGGATCGACGTCGGGCCGTGTTGGTTGAGGTCGCCGAATCCGGAACGCTTCCAACCGCCGAAGGTGTGGTAGGCGACCGGAACCGGGATCGGGACGTTGACCCCGACCATGCCCACCTGCACCCGGGACACGAAGTCGCGCGCGGTGTCGCCGTCGCGGGTGAAGACCGCCACGCCGTTGCCGTACTCGTGCTCGGAGGGCAACCGCAGCGCCTCTTCGTAGTCGTGGGCGCGGACCATGCACAGCACCGGTCCGAAGATCTCGTCGGTGTAGATGGACATGTCGGTGGTGACGTGGTCGAACAGGGTCGGCCCGATGAAGTAGCCGCCTTCCAGGTTCGCGTCGCCGAAGGCCAGATCGTCACTGGCCCGCTCGCGGCCGTCGACGACCAATTCGGCGCCGGAGGCGACGCCCTGGCCGATGTAGTCGCGCACCCGCGTGAGTGCGGCTTCGGTGACCAATGGGCCGTAGTCGGCTTTCGGGTCCAGGCTGTGTCCGACTCGCAGGTTGTTGATGCGTTCAACCAGCTTGGCGCGCAGCCGATCCGCGGTTTGCTCGCCCACCGGCACCGCGACGCTGATCGCCATGCAGCGTTCGCCCGCACTGCCGTATCCGGCGCCGATCAGCGCGTCGACGGCTTGGTCGAGGTCGGCGTCGGGCATCACGATCATGTGGTTCTTGGCGCCGCCGAAGCACTGCGAACGCTTGCCGGTGGCCGCCGCCCCAGAGTAGATGTACTGGGCAATGTCGGAGCTGCCGACGAAGCCGACCGCCTTGATCTCGGGGTGATTGAGGATGGCGTCGACGGCCTCCTTGTCGCCGTGGACGACCTGGAAGACGCCGGGGGGTAGGCCGGCCTCGACGAACAGTTCGGCCAGTCGCAACGGAACCGACGGGTCGCGCTCACTGGGCTTGAGCACAAAGGCGTTTCCGCATGCCAGGGCGGGGCCGGCCTTCCACAGCGGGATCATCGCGGGGAAGTTGAACGGGGTGATGCCGGCGACCACGCCGAGCGGCTGCCGCAGCGAGTAGACGTCAATGCCCGGGCCGGCGCCCTCCGTGTACTCGCCCTTGAGCAGGTGGGGGATGCCGAGACAGAACTCGATCACCTCGATGCCCCGCTGGATGTCACCGCGGGCGTCGGGCACTGTCTTGCCGTGCTCGCGTGATAGCAGCTCGGCCAACTCGTCGGTGTTCTGGTTGACCAACTCGATGAAGCGCATCAACACCCGCGCCCGCCGCTGAGGATTCCAGGCGGCCCAACCTATTTGCGCTTCGGCGGCGCCTGCGACCGCGGCGTCGATGTCGGCCTGCGCGGCCATCGGTACCGTCGCCTGGACCTGGCCGGTATTGGGGTCGAGGACATCGGCGGTGCGGGTGGATTGCCCGGGGGTGCGGCGTCCATCGATGAAATGCGGAATTTGTGTGGTCATAGCGTGTTCCATAACGGTCGTGTGCGGCGGGGAGACCCGATACTTGGACATCCTAGTAAATATCGTCGGTGGTACGCAACGGACTCTTGACGAACATGGCCCCAATCATCGTGGCAAGCGTGCCGATGCTGGTCCCGAAGGTGTGGTGCCG is from Mycobacterium marinum and encodes:
- a CDS encoding CoA-acylating methylmalonate-semialdehyde dehydrogenase; translation: MTTQIPHFIDGRRTPGQSTRTADVLDPNTGQVQATVPMAAQADIDAAVAGAAEAQIGWAAWNPQRRARVLMRFIELVNQNTDELAELLSREHGKTVPDARGDIQRGIEVIEFCLGIPHLLKGEYTEGAGPGIDVYSLRQPLGVVAGITPFNFPAMIPLWKAGPALACGNAFVLKPSERDPSVPLRLAELFVEAGLPPGVFQVVHGDKEAVDAILNHPEIKAVGFVGSSDIAQYIYSGAAATGKRSQCFGGAKNHMIVMPDADLDQAVDALIGAGYGSAGERCMAISVAVPVGEQTADRLRAKLVERINNLRVGHSLDPKADYGPLVTEAALTRVRDYIGQGVASGAELVVDGRERASDDLAFGDANLEGGYFIGPTLFDHVTTDMSIYTDEIFGPVLCMVRAHDYEEALRLPSEHEYGNGVAVFTRDGDTARDFVSRVQVGMVGVNVPIPVPVAYHTFGGWKRSGFGDLNQHGPTSIQFYTKVKTVTSRWPSGIKDGAEFVIPTMK
- a CDS encoding acyl-CoA dehydrogenase family protein: MFTLNDDERVITQTAAAFADKRLAPYALEWDATKHFPVDVLREAAELGMAAIYCREDVGGSGLRRLDGVRIFEQLAIADPVTAAFLSIHNMCAWMIDSFGTDEQRKDWIPRLATMDAIASYCLTEPGAGSDASALSARAVRQGSDPGSDYVLDGVKQFISGAGASDVYVVMARTGAEGPRGISAFIVEKGTPGLSFGALEEKMGWHAQPTAQVVLEGVRVPADAMLGGVDGTGAGFGIAMNGLNGGRLNIAACSLGGAQSAFAKAGAYVRERQAFGSSLLDEPTVRFTLADMATGLEASRMLLWRAANALDEDDADKVELCAMAKRFVTDTCFDVADKALQLHGGYGYLREYGLEKIVRDLRVHRILEGTNEIMRVVVGRAEAARFRASA